A genome region from Pectobacterium brasiliense includes the following:
- the zapB gene encoding septal ring assembly protein ZapB — translation MSFEVFEKLEAKVQQAIDTITLLQMEIEELKEQNNALSQDVQAAAGSREALVRENEQLKEEQVVWQERLRALLGKMEEV, via the coding sequence ATGTCATTTGAAGTGTTTGAAAAGCTGGAAGCGAAAGTTCAGCAGGCGATTGATACCATCACGCTGTTGCAAATGGAAATTGAAGAGCTGAAAGAGCAGAACAACGCGTTGTCGCAGGATGTGCAGGCGGCAGCGGGTTCACGTGAAGCGCTGGTGCGCGAGAACGAGCAGTTGAAAGAAGAACAAGTGGTATGGCAAGAACGCCTGCGCGCGCTGTTAGGCAAAATGGAAGAAGTCTAA